From the Flavobacteriales bacterium genome, the window CCAATAACACGCAGATGAACGCTATCGTAAGTATACTCACGTAAGTTCCAATTGTTGTTATGATATACGATTTAGGTTTGAAAACAATATTCAATATCAGTACTGTTAATGCACAAGTACTTAGAGCGAATATACACACTAAGCCCCATTTTAATAGTGTAAGTTGGTTTGTTGAGAGTTTGGCAAGAGATTCAAAGATAGAGTTGGGTACGAATGTTTGATGCCGGATAATCTTATTTATTCCTAGGAAAATATATTCTCTGAAGTAGGTTAAAGAGAAAAGAGCAACAGCTAGTATTCCAACAATCGAGTTTTTTGTTTTTTTTAAGAAACGTGTATCTCTCAAGCCTTATTAGAATTATCAATATCCGCTTTAACTATTTTAACCCAAAACATCCAAAAGAAGAATATACAACCATAAATAACCAAGCTAAATGTATAAGTGTGATTAAAATCCAGCGTGAATGGGGCTTTGAGGAGAATAATACACAGCGAAAATATTCTTATGATATTTAGAATATGAATGGCAATTATTCCTAATGGTATAACGATAATCTTTTTTTTAATATTTCCAGGAAGAGCAATTATAAATCCAGCGTATATTGCCATGAGGGGGATGGCATTACATGGATCACCAACCCATAGTCCCATGGTAGACTCAATACCAAGAACTCTTGAATTGCTGAATGTTTCGAACCCAAATAAGTTTAAGAAGAATTCGGATATTCCTATAGAGTTTCTTACAATAATCTTGTCTAATCCTCCATGTGGATGTAAGAATAAATCGTAGACAACATACCATGAAAAGTATATTCCTACTGCAATAAGTAACGATTTAACTAACGGATTTTTAAGCCAATCAAGTTTCATAATGATCTCAA encodes:
- a CDS encoding archaeosortase/exosortase family protein — encoded protein: MKLDWLKNPLVKSLLIAVGIYFSWYVVYDLFLHPHGGLDKIIVRNSIGISEFFLNLFGFETFSNSRVLGIESTMGLWVGDPCNAIPLMAIYAGFIIALPGNIKKKIIVIPLGIIAIHILNIIRIFSLCIILLKAPFTLDFNHTYTFSLVIYGCIFFFWMFWVKIVKADIDNSNKA